The Solanum pennellii chromosome 11, SPENNV200 genome contains a region encoding:
- the LOC107002973 gene encoding calcium-dependent protein kinase 7-like: protein MGNCCGTPGNSSENKKKKNKPNPFALDYGATQASGGDGNKLVVLKDPTGHNIQEKYDLGCELGRGEFGVTYLCTDVDTGDKYACKSISKKKLRTAVDIDDVRREVEIMKHLPKHPNIVTLKDTYEDDNAVHIVMELCEGGELFDRIVARGHYTERAAAVIMKTIVEVVQMCHMHGVMHRDLKPENFLFGNKKETAPLKAIDFGLSVFFKPGERFNEIVGSPYYMAPEVLKRNYGPEVDVWSAGVILYILLCGVPPFWAETEQGVAQAIIRSVVDFKRDPWPKVSDNAKDLVKKMLDPDPTRRLTAQQVLEHTWLQNIKKAPNVSLGETVKARLKQFSVMNKLKKRALTIMAEFLSAEEVAGMKDAFDMMDTGKKGKINLGELKNGLQKLGHQIPDVDLQILMEAADVDGDGSLNYGEFVAVSVHLRKMANDEHLHKAFSVFDRDQSGYIEIEELRSALSDEDGGNSEEVINAIMHDVDTDKDGRISYEEFAAMMKAGTDWRKASRQYSRERFNSLSLKLMRDGSIQVGKEEGR, encoded by the exons ATGGGGAATTGCTGTGGGACACCTGGTAATTCTTctgagaataagaagaagaagaacaaaccAAACCCTTTTGCTCTTGATTATGGTGCAACTCAAGCATCTGGAGGTGATGGAAACAAGCTTGTTGTGTTGAAAGATCCAACAGGACAcaatattcaagaaaaatatgatcttgGTTGTGAGCTAGGAAGAGGAGAATTTGGGGTTACATACTTATGTACTGATGTTGATACAGGGGACAAATATGCTTGCAAATCGATATCGAAGAAGAAACTTAGGACTGCTGTAGATATAGATGATGTTAGGAGAGAAGTTGAGATCATGAAGCATTTGCCTAAACATCCTAATATTGTGACCTTGAAGGACACTTATGAGGATGATAATGCAGTGCATATTGTGATGGAACTTTGTGAGGGGGGTGAGTTGTTTGATAGGATTGTTGCCAGGGGACATTATACGGAGAGAGCAGCTGCGGTTATTATGAAGACTATAGTAGAAGTTGTTCAG ATGTGTCATATGCATGGAGTAATGCATCGTGATCTCAAACCTGAGAACTTTCTGTTTGGTAACAAGAAAGAAACTGCTCCTCTGAAGGCTATTGACTTTGGATTATCAGTGTTCTTTAAACCCG GGGAACGGTTTAATGAGATAGTGGGAAGTCCTTATTACATGGCTCCAGAGGTCCTAAAACGCAATTACGGCCCGGAGGTTGATGTCTGGAGTGCTGGAGTTATCCTTTATATTCTTCTTTGTGGTGTTCCACCTTTCTGGGCAG AGACTGAACAAGGAGTAGCCCAAGCAATTATTCGGTCTGTGGTTGATTTCAAGAGAGATCCATGGCCAAAGGTTTCTGATAATGCAAAGGATCTTGTAAAGAAGATGCTTGACCCGGATCCAACTCGACGACTCACAGCTCAGCAGGTTCTTG AGCACACCTggttacaaaatataaagaaagcaCCAAATGTCTCATTGGGTGAGACTGTGAAAGCAAGGCTTAAACAATTTTCAGTAATGAACAAGCTCAAGAAAAGAGCTCTAACG ATTATGGCCGAGTTTTTATCAGCGGAAGAAGTGGCTGGAATGAAGGACGCATTTGATATGATGGATACAGGAAAGAAAGGCAAGATTAACCTTGGAGAACTTAAAAATGGTCTGCAAAAGCTTGGCCATCAGATCCCTGATGTTGATCTTCAGATTCTTATGGAAGCT GCGGATGTTGATGGAGATGGAAGCTTAAATTATGGGGAGTTTGTTGCTGTATCTGTTCATCTCAGAAAAATGGCAAATGATGAGCACCTGCACAAAGCATTTTCAGTTTTCGACAGAGATCAGAGTGGTTACATAGAAATCGAGGAGCTGCGCAGTGCCTTGAGTGATGAGGATGGTGGCAACAGTGAGGAAGTCATCAATGCcattatgcatgatgttgacaCTGACAAg GATGGCCGCATTAGTTACGAGGAATTTGCTGCAATGATGAAGGCTGGCACAGATTGGAGAAAAGCATCGAGACAGTATTCTCGTGaaagattcaacagtctcaGCTTAAAATTGATGAGAGATGGCTCGATACAAGTCGGAAAGGAAGAAGGTAGATGA
- the LOC107005099 gene encoding 60S ribosomal protein L12-like, which yields MPPKFDPSQVVEVFVRVTGGEVGAASSLAPKIGPLGLSPKKIGEDIAKETSKDWKGLRVTVKLTVQNRQAKVSVVPSAAALVIKALKEPERDRKKTKNIKHNGNISLDDVIEIAKVMQPRSMAKDLSGTVKEILGTCVSVGCTVDGKDPKDLQQEISDGDVEIPEN from the coding sequence ATGCCGCCAAAGTTTGATCCTTCTCAGGTCGTGGAAGTTTTCGTCCGAGTGACCGGAGGTGAAGTTGGAGCGGCGAGTTCACTGGCTCCAAAAATTGGTCCACTCGGTCTTTCTCCTAAGAAAATCGGTGAAGACATTGCTAAGGAAACTTCAAAGGATTGGAAGGGTCTCAGAGTCACCGTCAAGCTCACTGTCCAAAATCGTCAAGCTAAGGTATCAGTAGTACCTTCCGCTGCCGCACTTGTGATCAAAGCTTTGAAGGAACCTGAACGTGATAGGAAGAAAACGAAGAATATCAAGCATAATGGAAATATCTCGCTTGATGATGTTATCGAGATTGCTAAAGTTATGCAGCCTAGATCTATGGCTAAGGATTTGAGTGGAACCGTGAAGGAGATTTTAGGCACTTGTGTGTCTGTTGGTTGCACCGTTGATGGAAAGGATCCAAAGGATTTGCAGCAAGAGATTTCTGATGGCGATGTAGAGATTCCTGAGAATTGA